The region TTATAACCTTCCTCCCATGTAACTGCTGTATTTACTGTATGGAACTCGTGCAGTATCGGACTTTGTTTTGTTTTGCAAACTCATCCATTCCAATTGTCCCCAATTAATAATAACGTTCCCCCAACCACTCCTCGCCCAATCCTCCTCAAACCCTTTCCCCACTAAGGCTCACGCCTTTCTCTCACCCTTTCCTTCTTTTTCTTAAAGAATAATAACGTTCCCGCCTTTTTCCCGTCTTTTCCTCATTTGTGTAACGATTTTTCACTGAATCCGACATAATAATAACAGGTAGTAGGGTTAAGGTTTAAGGAGCGGTTTCTCCCGCTTTCTTTCCCACTTTTGCTCATGCTTTTTCTTCTTCTTTTTCGTTGTGAAACCCTGTAGTTGCTTGCTTTCTCATGCTTTTCTCGCCTTTTTCCCTCTTGCTTTTTCGGGCATAAAAAGACCGAAGGTCTGCCTGAATTGGATCAGGTAACCTTCGGTTTAGGAACGTTCTTTTTATTTAAGGAACGTTGTTATTGTTTAAGAAGCGGTACTATTATTTTTAGACATAGTAGTGTTAAGGTTTAAGGACTAAATCTTTGTTATTTCAGGCTTTAGCACCCTTTTTTTTCCAAGAGAAAGCACCTGTTTGTTTAATAATTTCTATCCAAAATTCCTATCCAAAAACAGAAGTAGATAACTACCTGCACAAAGATAAATTGCTACTTGGGTTATTATATAAATTGAAAGTTCAGAAAAGGTTAGTTTTCTTTCTCTCTTAATTTTTTTAAAATGTCTATAATAGTAAAATGAACATAGGAGTAGTATGATTGCTGATACTTGGAATATATTATCCAATAAACTAACCAAAATAATCATCTCCTCTTAGTAATAATATTGCTTATTAATTTAATCAACTACTTCAATTAAGTCAGTATGAATCATTATGAAATACGATTCTAACAAGTCTCTCAATTTTTCATTGAGGTTATAATATTCCTCGTTCGCTTTATCGATAACGCTATAAAACTCATTTTCATCTATCTCGTTATTTTCTAAAGCAACGTACATTCTCCACATCTCTTGCCCAAACTTCTTCTCAATCATTGCATACTCATGAGCATCTATTTTTTCAAGAACACCGATTAGTTCTTCCAAATAACGAGTGATTCCTACTTCCTCTATATGCTCTGAATTCCACCTTAATAAACTTTCATGACCTCCACTTTCCATTTCGGAATAGTATTGAAGAACAGTAAATGCTTCATAAGCTACTTTATTTTCTGTTCGATAGGCAGATTCAATTAGCACAGAACTAACAGCATTCCAAATATCATCTCGATTTAATAAGTCTGTTCTTTTTATTTTAGGTTTCATATTCATGCTTGGAACCACCTTTCTCAGCTATCACAACAACAGTTCATTCGTTGTTAGTACATAAATTCAGCACTGCAACAAGGTCAAGTATATTTCATCTAATCATCCAGTAATTGGATGGCATTTATTCAACTCTTGTGTGTCTATACTTCTATGAGAAAAGGCAAGCCCTACTTCCCAAAGGATTGCCACATTCGTGACATAAGTATTAACCTATGCAATATTCCCACCATGCATCGAAAACATATAGAAATTTTCTTCATCTGTTAGAGTCCATCCATCAAAGAAAGAACTCGCATGAAATACATCTAAAAAGATATTGCCAAATTGTACAATCAGAAGTGGGCATTGCTCTAATAACTGAACATCTTCAATTTTTTTACCAATCAGTAACTCCCTGACTGAATTCCATTCTCTTTGGTTGGATCGAATATCCGTTTCCCCCATCACTATTTCACTTGCATTCCGAATTCTCCAAGGACATTCAATGATGATTGCCCCTTTTTCCAATTGAATAATGAAATGAACCTCTGATTCAATGGCTGTAACCTTTTGTCCAATCATTTCCTCAAAGGTGATATTACTTAGTTTCGTATGCCATAGCTTACGTGCATGTGCAACAATCATTTCATTGATCCTATCCATGGTATAACTATAATAGTTATCTCCATACTGAAAGTCATCGATGGCATCACTGATTTCCTGCCAATTCATCTGTTCCTCGAATAAATCGTGTGTGATTGTACATTCATAAATCTCTTTCACAATTGACACCGCATTCTTAGTTGGCATTAATAATTGTGAATGTAAACATTTTAAATGATAGTCCAAGCATTGTTCTTTGGTAGGTGCATCACGTTGAATACTTTTCATCGCATCGGCAAACATCTCTTCGATTTCAAATAGATTTAATGACTCTTTCATACTCATACTGGCTAACTTCTTAACTTCAAGTATATCCATATACAATTGTTGATTTGCCCACTCTATATAATCTGATGCTTGCACCGTATCTGTATATTTCTTGTAGTAC is a window of Oikeobacillus pervagus DNA encoding:
- a CDS encoding DMP19 family protein; this translates as MNMKPKIKRTDLLNRDDIWNAVSSVLIESAYRTENKVAYEAFTVLQYYSEMESGGHESLLRWNSEHIEEVGITRYLEELIGVLEKIDAHEYAMIEKKFGQEMWRMYVALENNEIDENEFYSVIDKANEEYYNLNEKLRDLLESYFIMIHTDLIEVVD